From the Brachybacterium sillae genome, the window GGTGGGGCAGCGACTGTGGGAGCAGCTGCGAGCCGACAGCGACGACGCCGGGGTGGACCCGCGGGACTTCCACCGGCGCGCCCTCGAGCTCGGCAGCCTGCCGCTGAGCGTGCTGCGGGAGGCTCTGCGATGAGCCTCGATCACACCCTGCAGGGGGATCCCGACGCCCTTCTGTTGTTGGCCTCTGCCTCGGCCGGTCGCCGCCGCACCCTGGAGCGTGCCGGGATCCTCCACGCTGCGCTGGCCACCGACCTCGAGGAGGATGCGCTGCTGGCCGCCCACCCCGACCTGCAGCCCGCCGACCAGGTGCTGCTGTTGGCACGGGCGAAGGCCGAGGCCGCGGTGGCCGCCACCGCCGAGGACGGCGGCGGGTACGTGGTGCTCGGCTGCGATTCGATGCTGCAGCTCGACGGCGAGGTGGTCGGCAAACCCCACCTGCCCGAGACCGCTCGCGACCGGTGGCGGCGCATGCGCGGCCGCGAGGGCGTCCTGCACAGCGGGCACTGGCTGGTCGATGACCGGGACCCGGAGGACGGCGGCACCGGTGCCACGTTCGGGGCGACCGCCTCGACCATCGTGCGCTTCGCCGCCCTCACGGACGAGGAGATCGACGCTTACGTCGACACCGGGGAACCCCTCGAGGTGGCGGGGGCGTTCACCATCGACGGTTTCGGCGGGCCCTTCATCTCCGGCATCGACGGGGACCCGCATGCGGTCGTCGGCCTCTCGCTGCCGCTGCTGCGGGAGCTGCTCGCACAGATCGAGGTGCCGCTGCCCCTGCTGTGGCGCCGGTACTAGACTCGGCCCCTGCACGGACGCCTGGAAAGGACCCCCGCATGGCAGCTCGGCCCCAGCCACACCGACCGTTCTCCACGGTCCTCATCGCCAACCGCGGTGAGATCGCCGTGCGTGTGGCCCGGGCATGCCGCGACGCGGGCCTGCGGTCCATCGCGGTGTACGCCGACCCGGACCGCGACGCCCTGCACACCACCATCGCGGATGAGGCGTATGCCCTGGGCGGCACCACCGCCGCGAATTCGTACCTGGTGGTGGACAAGATCCTCGATGTCGCACAGCGGTCCGGCGCCGACGCCATCCACCCCGGATACGGCTTCCTCTCGGAGCGGGCCGACTTCGCGCAGGCCGTGATGGACGCAGGACTCGTGTGGATCGGCCCGCCACCCGCGGCGATCGAGCAGCTCGGGGACAAGGTCTCCGCCCGCCACCTGGCCCAGAAGGTCGGCGCGCCGCTCGTGGCAGGAACCCAGGATCCCG encodes:
- a CDS encoding Maf family nucleotide pyrophosphatase gives rise to the protein MSLDHTLQGDPDALLLLASASAGRRRTLERAGILHAALATDLEEDALLAAHPDLQPADQVLLLARAKAEAAVAATAEDGGGYVVLGCDSMLQLDGEVVGKPHLPETARDRWRRMRGREGVLHSGHWLVDDRDPEDGGTGATFGATASTIVRFAALTDEEIDAYVDTGEPLEVAGAFTIDGFGGPFISGIDGDPHAVVGLSLPLLRELLAQIEVPLPLLWRRY